One stretch of Euphorbia lathyris chromosome 7, ddEupLath1.1, whole genome shotgun sequence DNA includes these proteins:
- the LOC136235772 gene encoding uncharacterized protein isoform X2: MVLRQNLINQIEMAMVVQIILMVDFPYFRNMGDEWVEAHAYVINNCDEVIPFLEEYSQIRESTHPQQSFNDWFKDTVKMQSSQLPTRKKFIQPGKLGNKNRVLSAFQHSSVPHDKSTKDTPKGVTPRKENLKDVGLIVHFGDLQYHDKGFNEECCFLDILSICKKFVDIYSVGLRFADDDGRPVQNDLDVLNMFKNYSGSTVIHLYAKRDINSRGLIYKLPTSDIAPIPIVTNVKIMGELKVNQKVMVYGAISNRVETASIAEFFITMNKNLDIENGLTPISSPSKEKELELPLQAVGQFVVAKLTPMTEDGKSGDPKYAISQTFVKSDIPKIVRKVRGCNKNKKICSLKQGEKLDICFCKSLFSITC; the protein is encoded by the exons ATGGTATTGAGACAAAATTTAATAAACCAGATAGAAATGGCGATGGTTGTTCAGATTATTTTGATGGTGGATTTTCCTTATTTTCGCAACATGGGCGATGAATGGGTGGAAGCACATGCATATGTCATAAATAATTGTGATGAAGTCATACCTTTTCTCGA AGAGTATTCCCAGATTCGAGAAAGTACTCATCCACAACAATCTTTTAATGATTGGTTTAAAGATACA gTGAAAATGCAATCAAGCCAACTTCCTACTCGCAAAAAGTTCATCCAGCCAGGCAAACTGGGGAACAAAAATCGAGTATTGAGTGCTTTCCAACATTCAAGCGTACCTCATGATAAAAGTACTAAAGACACTCCGAAGGGTGTTACTCCAAGAAAAGAGAACCTTAAAG ATGTTGGTTTGATTGTGCATTTTGGTGATCTACAATACCACGATAAAGGTTTCAACGAAGAATGTTGTTTCCTGGACATTTTGAGCATATGCAAAAAATTTGTCGATATTTATTCTGTTGGCTTGAGATTTGCTGATGATGATGGAAGACCAGTACAAAATGATTTAGATGTCTTAAATATGTTCAAAAATTATTCGGGTTCTACAGTCATACATCTTTATGCCAAAAGAGACATAAACTCACGAGGTTTAATATACAAACTCCCAA CTTCTGATATTGCACCCATACCAATAGTGACAAATGTAAAGATAATGGGTGAGCTTAAGGTAAATCAGAAAGTGATGGTATATGGTGCTATTAGTAACAGGGTGGAGACTGCGAGTATTGCCGAATTTTTCATAACTATGAATAAAAACTTGGATATTGAGAATGGTCTTACACCTATCAGCTCACCTAGCAAAGAGAAG GAGCTTGAATTACCATTACAAGCTGTTGGTCAATTTGTTGTTGCCAAACTAACTCCCATGACAGAGGATGGAAAATCTGGTGATCCAAAGTATGCAATATCTCAAACATTTGTTAAGA GTGATATTCCAAAAATTGTGAGAAAAGTTAGAGGTTGTAATAAGAACAAAAAAATTTGTTCTCTCAAACAAGGAGAGAAACTTGACATATGTTtctgtaagtcgttgttttctatcacttgctga
- the LOC136235772 gene encoding uncharacterized protein isoform X1: MVLRQNLINQIEMAMVVQIILMVDFPYFRNMGDEWVEAHAYVINNCDEVIPFLEEYSQIRESTHPQQSFNDWFKDTVKMQSSQLPTRKKFIQPGKLGNKNRVLSAFQHSSVPHDKSTKDTPKGVTPRKENLKDVGLIVHFGDLQYHDKGFNEECCFLDILSICKKFVDIYSVGLRFADDDGRPVQNDLDVLNMFKNYSGSTVIHLYAKRDINSRGLIYKLPSDNPNLASDIAPIPIVTNVKIMGELKVNQKVMVYGAISNRVETASIAEFFITMNKNLDIENGLTPISSPSKEKELELPLQAVGQFVVAKLTPMTEDGKSGDPKYAISQTFVKSDIPKIVRKVRGCNKNKKICSLKQGEKLDICFCKSLFSITC; the protein is encoded by the exons ATGGTATTGAGACAAAATTTAATAAACCAGATAGAAATGGCGATGGTTGTTCAGATTATTTTGATGGTGGATTTTCCTTATTTTCGCAACATGGGCGATGAATGGGTGGAAGCACATGCATATGTCATAAATAATTGTGATGAAGTCATACCTTTTCTCGA AGAGTATTCCCAGATTCGAGAAAGTACTCATCCACAACAATCTTTTAATGATTGGTTTAAAGATACA gTGAAAATGCAATCAAGCCAACTTCCTACTCGCAAAAAGTTCATCCAGCCAGGCAAACTGGGGAACAAAAATCGAGTATTGAGTGCTTTCCAACATTCAAGCGTACCTCATGATAAAAGTACTAAAGACACTCCGAAGGGTGTTACTCCAAGAAAAGAGAACCTTAAAG ATGTTGGTTTGATTGTGCATTTTGGTGATCTACAATACCACGATAAAGGTTTCAACGAAGAATGTTGTTTCCTGGACATTTTGAGCATATGCAAAAAATTTGTCGATATTTATTCTGTTGGCTTGAGATTTGCTGATGATGATGGAAGACCAGTACAAAATGATTTAGATGTCTTAAATATGTTCAAAAATTATTCGGGTTCTACAGTCATACATCTTTATGCCAAAAGAGACATAAACTCACGAGGTTTAATATACAAACTCCCAAGTGACAATCCTAATCTAG CTTCTGATATTGCACCCATACCAATAGTGACAAATGTAAAGATAATGGGTGAGCTTAAGGTAAATCAGAAAGTGATGGTATATGGTGCTATTAGTAACAGGGTGGAGACTGCGAGTATTGCCGAATTTTTCATAACTATGAATAAAAACTTGGATATTGAGAATGGTCTTACACCTATCAGCTCACCTAGCAAAGAGAAG GAGCTTGAATTACCATTACAAGCTGTTGGTCAATTTGTTGTTGCCAAACTAACTCCCATGACAGAGGATGGAAAATCTGGTGATCCAAAGTATGCAATATCTCAAACATTTGTTAAGA GTGATATTCCAAAAATTGTGAGAAAAGTTAGAGGTTGTAATAAGAACAAAAAAATTTGTTCTCTCAAACAAGGAGAGAAACTTGACATATGTTtctgtaagtcgttgttttctatcacttgctga
- the LOC136235772 gene encoding uncharacterized protein isoform X3: MVDFPYFRNMGDEWVEAHAYVINNCDEVIPFLEEYSQIRESTHPQQSFNDWFKDTVKMQSSQLPTRKKFIQPGKLGNKNRVLSAFQHSSVPHDKSTKDTPKGVTPRKENLKDVGLIVHFGDLQYHDKGFNEECCFLDILSICKKFVDIYSVGLRFADDDGRPVQNDLDVLNMFKNYSGSTVIHLYAKRDINSRGLIYKLPSDNPNLASDIAPIPIVTNVKIMGELKVNQKVMVYGAISNRVETASIAEFFITMNKNLDIENGLTPISSPSKEKELELPLQAVGQFVVAKLTPMTEDGKSGDPKYAISQTFVKSDIPKIVRKVRGCNKNKKICSLKQGEKLDICFCKSLFSITC; encoded by the exons ATGGTGGATTTTCCTTATTTTCGCAACATGGGCGATGAATGGGTGGAAGCACATGCATATGTCATAAATAATTGTGATGAAGTCATACCTTTTCTCGA AGAGTATTCCCAGATTCGAGAAAGTACTCATCCACAACAATCTTTTAATGATTGGTTTAAAGATACA gTGAAAATGCAATCAAGCCAACTTCCTACTCGCAAAAAGTTCATCCAGCCAGGCAAACTGGGGAACAAAAATCGAGTATTGAGTGCTTTCCAACATTCAAGCGTACCTCATGATAAAAGTACTAAAGACACTCCGAAGGGTGTTACTCCAAGAAAAGAGAACCTTAAAG ATGTTGGTTTGATTGTGCATTTTGGTGATCTACAATACCACGATAAAGGTTTCAACGAAGAATGTTGTTTCCTGGACATTTTGAGCATATGCAAAAAATTTGTCGATATTTATTCTGTTGGCTTGAGATTTGCTGATGATGATGGAAGACCAGTACAAAATGATTTAGATGTCTTAAATATGTTCAAAAATTATTCGGGTTCTACAGTCATACATCTTTATGCCAAAAGAGACATAAACTCACGAGGTTTAATATACAAACTCCCAAGTGACAATCCTAATCTAG CTTCTGATATTGCACCCATACCAATAGTGACAAATGTAAAGATAATGGGTGAGCTTAAGGTAAATCAGAAAGTGATGGTATATGGTGCTATTAGTAACAGGGTGGAGACTGCGAGTATTGCCGAATTTTTCATAACTATGAATAAAAACTTGGATATTGAGAATGGTCTTACACCTATCAGCTCACCTAGCAAAGAGAAG GAGCTTGAATTACCATTACAAGCTGTTGGTCAATTTGTTGTTGCCAAACTAACTCCCATGACAGAGGATGGAAAATCTGGTGATCCAAAGTATGCAATATCTCAAACATTTGTTAAGA GTGATATTCCAAAAATTGTGAGAAAAGTTAGAGGTTGTAATAAGAACAAAAAAATTTGTTCTCTCAAACAAGGAGAGAAACTTGACATATGTTtctgtaagtcgttgttttctatcacttgctga
- the LOC136235772 gene encoding uncharacterized protein isoform X4 yields MQSSQLPTRKKFIQPGKLGNKNRVLSAFQHSSVPHDKSTKDTPKGVTPRKENLKDVGLIVHFGDLQYHDKGFNEECCFLDILSICKKFVDIYSVGLRFADDDGRPVQNDLDVLNMFKNYSGSTVIHLYAKRDINSRGLIYKLPSDNPNLASDIAPIPIVTNVKIMGELKVNQKVMVYGAISNRVETASIAEFFITMNKNLDIENGLTPISSPSKEKELELPLQAVGQFVVAKLTPMTEDGKSGDPKYAISQTFVKSDIPKIVRKVRGCNKNKKICSLKQGEKLDICFCKSLFSITC; encoded by the exons ATGCAATCAAGCCAACTTCCTACTCGCAAAAAGTTCATCCAGCCAGGCAAACTGGGGAACAAAAATCGAGTATTGAGTGCTTTCCAACATTCAAGCGTACCTCATGATAAAAGTACTAAAGACACTCCGAAGGGTGTTACTCCAAGAAAAGAGAACCTTAAAG ATGTTGGTTTGATTGTGCATTTTGGTGATCTACAATACCACGATAAAGGTTTCAACGAAGAATGTTGTTTCCTGGACATTTTGAGCATATGCAAAAAATTTGTCGATATTTATTCTGTTGGCTTGAGATTTGCTGATGATGATGGAAGACCAGTACAAAATGATTTAGATGTCTTAAATATGTTCAAAAATTATTCGGGTTCTACAGTCATACATCTTTATGCCAAAAGAGACATAAACTCACGAGGTTTAATATACAAACTCCCAAGTGACAATCCTAATCTAG CTTCTGATATTGCACCCATACCAATAGTGACAAATGTAAAGATAATGGGTGAGCTTAAGGTAAATCAGAAAGTGATGGTATATGGTGCTATTAGTAACAGGGTGGAGACTGCGAGTATTGCCGAATTTTTCATAACTATGAATAAAAACTTGGATATTGAGAATGGTCTTACACCTATCAGCTCACCTAGCAAAGAGAAG GAGCTTGAATTACCATTACAAGCTGTTGGTCAATTTGTTGTTGCCAAACTAACTCCCATGACAGAGGATGGAAAATCTGGTGATCCAAAGTATGCAATATCTCAAACATTTGTTAAGA GTGATATTCCAAAAATTGTGAGAAAAGTTAGAGGTTGTAATAAGAACAAAAAAATTTGTTCTCTCAAACAAGGAGAGAAACTTGACATATGTTtctgtaagtcgttgttttctatcacttgctga